The genomic stretch TGCGAGAAACGAGAGGCAATCATGGACTCGAACCCTGCCCTCTCGGAAAGCGCGGACCGGGACCGCCACACATGGGCCTGCAAGAAAGTTGCCCGAGCCGAGAGGAGGGGATCGATGCCGACCGTGCAGCACCGATCAAGGCCCTTCACCATGTCAGGGACGCCGCTTCCTCCGTGGCTCCCTCGGGCGGCTCCTCGATCCGCATCAGTGACGGCACGAAGAAGCCCGCGATTCCCATCGAGAGGCAGACCAGTCCGCCCGTCACGTACCACGAGCGCACGCCGACCATCTCGGCGATGGGAGCGGCCAGGAGGAGCCCGAACGGCGCTGTGGCGCCTGCGAGACTTCCCATCAGGGTGAAGACCCGGCCTTGGTAGTCGGCCGCGATCGTGGCCTGAAGGATCACCTGGATGGGCCGGTTGGCGAAGGGCAACAACGCTGGAAGCTTGTCAGCCATGTGCAACAGTGCGAGTAAGTTCACGAAATGCAGCGGCCAGTGGCAACTGGCGCATGGTCAGCCGGCCACTTCTCAGCGCGGCCGTGATTCAGGTTTGATGGGGGATTCTTTGCGGAGGTGCACCGCCACGAACCGGCAATGCACAGGACCGTTGCCGAGCAGCCCCCGACTCCGCTAGGCTCGCACCATGAGTCCGCAAGCGCAGCTCGATACCCTGCTCCACAAGTCGACGCCGCTCCTGGCACTCGCCCCCATGCAAGATGTGACCGACCTGGCGTTCTGGCGATTGCTGACGGCCTATGGCGGCGCCGATGTCTATTACACCGAGTACTTCCGCGTCCACAGCGCCTCGCGTCTCGAGCCCAAGATCGTCGCGGCCATCGAGGCGAACCCCACCGGACGGCCGGTCATCGCACAGATGATCGGCAACGACATCCAGGAACTCGTGCGCACGGCGCGGGAGCTGCAGCGGTTGCCGGTGGCGGCGATCGATCTCAACCTCGGCTGCCCGGCACCGGTCGTGTACCGCAAGTGCGCCGGCGGCGGCTTGCTGCGCGAGCCGGAGCGTGTGGACGCCATCCTCGGCGCACTGCGCGACGCGGTGCAGATCAAGCTCACGGTCAAGACACGTCTCGGCTTCGACTCGCCGGAGGGATTCGAGCACCTGCTCCGCATTCTCGGCCGCCACGCGCTCGACCTCGTGACCGTGCATGCGCGCAC from Candidatus Krumholzibacteriia bacterium encodes the following:
- a CDS encoding tRNA-dihydrouridine synthase family protein gives rise to the protein MSPQAQLDTLLHKSTPLLALAPMQDVTDLAFWRLLTAYGGADVYYTEYFRVHSASRLEPKIVAAIEANPTGRPVIAQMIGNDIQELVRTARELQRLPVAAIDLNLGCPAPVVYRKCAGGGLLREPERVDAILGALRDAVQIKLTVKTRLGFDSPEGFEHLLRILGRHALDLVTVHARTVKEMYQGAVRYDCVAQAVEMLRCPVLANGNVDSVVKAAAVLAQSGARGLMIGRGAIRNPWIFAQIRQHGRGETPFQPRGRDVLAYVRALYDGVCPPGVPEAARVQRIKKHMNYIGLGVESTGTFLHTIRRVTNAADFFRVCIAFLDHDRPLTLEGNSPPPQETAALAGAPD